The Fusarium keratoplasticum isolate Fu6.1 chromosome 4, whole genome shotgun sequence genome contains the following window.
CAAGGGGTACGCTATCCACCGGTCCGAGGAAATTGTAGATCCTAAGGAGCACATCGTCTGAGAGATCGAAAAGACTCCACTGCCTCTTTTCAACTTTAGAGTGCCTACTCTTAAGCGTTCGCAGCCTGCCGAGTAGTGCGGTATGGATGCCCATCCGATGTCTTGTTCCTGGTCGGAGCGTAGATTTCGTCAAGAGTTCTGTGATAATGGCCAGCTTTCAAAGAATAAATGATCGATCGAACCATGGATTGGATAGACTCTTCATACCTGGGCAGATTGGAGATGTAGATGTACGAGTGGATTGGTAGAGGTATGGCGGCTCAGTCTGAGGATTAGAGCAATACAGTAGAGACAGCACATTAGTCGGGAAGGGGAAGAGCCTCAAATAAATGCGCACTCTGGTTCGGTAAATGAATATAGCCTTTCGTCCTGCTGCAGAAGAGTGATCACGCGTCTCATGCGGACGACACTATATCGAGGAAGGCTCTCAACAAAAAGCGAAGCAGGTGAAACAGTCCCGAGTCGAGATTTCGTGGAGACACCGATATGAGGGCATTCACAATACTATATTGGACTGTAGCGAGGAACCCTGCGTCGAGACATGCCGTGGTGCTAGACTCTACCCACCCTATTCGAGGTTGATATCTAGACGATAGAGCCTATACTCAGCACTGCCTCAGCTCAAGCTGAGCTGTGTTGAGTTTGGAAACGAACCTTGTCTCCTTTCTACCCGAGTTCAATATGTCATGTGTTCAATTGAAAAGTGACCATGTTGACCATGACAGATATGAGCTAAACGCTCGAGGCCCATGACCGACAGCTGCATAACATGCAAGCTGCACAAgcgcagcacagcacagccaCCTGTACTACGCACCAACCAAAGCGAACGGCGAGTGTTCGagatctcggccatggtgagACTTTGGCTGAAAGAGTCAACAGCCACCAAAACAAAGTCGAGGCCGTGTCTCTAAAGGCTTCCCCGTGATGCTTCTCCCCTAGGGTGCCACGAGGTTGGACGACAAGCAAGAAAGAGGggaacaagacaagacatccATTTCCGGATCCGTCCAGACAAATtaccatctcatcccatcttCTAGGCGAGGCACAGCCCCCCtcccatggatggatcgcACGGCACCCGTCGCTGCGGGCCGAGTGGCTTAGCCGGCAAATCCATCCAGGAGGGCTGAAGGAAACACCTTCCACCGCGGTTTCGCATTGAATCTGCAAGTGGTTTAATGAGCATCGATGGTGACATGAAGCCACTGAACATGAAGCTTCACATTGTGATTAAGAATCATGTCTCGTCTTTGAACGGGCTCAATTCTATCACCTATTCACATCTTTTCAACCCCATCATGGTTCCTCCCAGTCCTCGAGTATTCTGTCAATCATCTCAAATTCCAAGGTTCCATTCGACGGATCGTAACATCAACAGGGCCATTAACCCCCTACGTTCTAGCGCATCGCCCACTAAGGTTACAGGTGGGTAGCCCCCCCGAgctgatggaggggaggagctggagccgcCCCTTGTCCTCGGCAGGACTTGGCCAGAACCGGACCCTTTTTTCATCACGAACGGCCAAGGGAAGGTACGCGCAGGACAGGGCAGTACAACTACCACATGCTTCTccatcccttcccttccccttcagctcccctcccctcaagccctcttttttctttcctccCCCCATCTTCTGCGCAACCCCTTTCGGCggcctcttttcttcttgcAAACAATAAACCTCGTCTCTTCACCGCGTTGATCGCTGCGACGACtactcttctcctcctccctctcgaCGACTTTTAATCACACGGTTTCGATTTCTCTCTTTGACGAAGCTTGGACTTTGCGACGATCACGAAGcgcgaaaaaaaaaaagaaagctaCACTCTCCACCCAAAGAATTCGCAAACATGGCCAAGCAACCCTCAACCCTCAGGTACGCCACCCTGTCCTACTCTCTTCCCAGTCGCGATCGCGCTGACCCCCTTTCGCAGCCAGGTCCTCCCCCTCCTTATTGTCTTCGCCCTCCTGGGCGTCGGCGGTTGGGTCGGCTACCAGGTCTACATCAGCGTCGCCAAGATGCAGGACGCTGCGTCGGAACGCATGGGCAAGAAGAACGTCGTCTTCACAAAGgacggcgtcaaggtcgGGGTCAAGCAGATCAAGACGGAGAACTACGTCGACGCCACCCAGAGCTGGGTCGTCAAGGCCTGGAATCTGGGCACCACCAAGGACGATCAGAGGTGCGCCGAACCGGGCTGCTGGGACCGAGACCTGTCCGCATGCGGAGGGTGGTCTACTTTTTTGAGTTTTTGGCTGACACCATGAACAGTAAGAAGCAAAAGTGAGGGTCCATCGTTTTATACCACTTATACCATTTCCGCCGACGATGCGAATATTCCAGACGAAAATCACGGCATCTCGCTCCAACACAGTAACGACGGGGATTCAATGGATGTCAAGGGACAGTTCCGGCAATCTAATCTGTCAGATATCCGAGCACGGGACTAATACGACGGACGGTGGAGTCGTTTGGGAATAACTACAAATGCTTTTTAACACATCGGGTGCTGGGCTTCGTCCCGCGGTTTTTTGTTCGATATGCTTTTTTTCACATGTACAATCATGGCCGGCCGAGAATCGACAACAGTACATTTGACGACCGTTTTGACGATTCATGTGCCCGAATTATACACCCCAGCCGAGTGTCTCGAGCTACCTACGTCATGCCTCTAACGGTCATGGGGTATTACAACATCAACGTGCAAGACGAATCGGTATGAAGAAGGGGGATCATTTTTGAACACCAATACCCAAACGCAACACGGCCAGAATGCCGTGCGAAAACTCCCTTACTTTCCCCGCCAAGTCCTTGCTCGCTCCAGCCCAAAGCTTCCTTCAAAGTCGTCTCTTGAAACTAGATGCCAATGACTATACATGTCTGTCACGATTGTGAATaatcagcaacagcaactgGGAGGTCCAACATGATCTGGACTAGACAATACTGTTGTCAAAGACCAGGATCAGCCAGCAGAACTCAGATTACTGTTGACGCGGTGCGGATGAACCACCCCTCAGTGCTGCACCACTCTTCAAGTGCAGGAACCCGTCGGCCACCGTCTCGTCAAGCTTATCCAAGCTCCCCATGGCCTTTGTAAGCAGTTCTGTCTTCTCCCGCTCCACCTGCTCCTTGTGCATCGCCTCGCGCTGCTGGATGGGGTTCATCGAATACCCAGCCGAGGGCGGGGCCGACCTCGCCGATAGCAGCTTCTCAAAGTTGTGCGCCATTGGGTAGGGGTTAGCCATTAGACCATCCCGGCGGATGAGCATGGATGGGACACGCAGGTTGAGCTAGGGAGTTGCCGAACTTGTCAGCCCTGAAGTTCAGACAAAAAAGTAaagacaaaaaagaaaatacGCCGAAGATAGGGCGGAAAGAAGAAATATGGAAAGGAAAAAACAAAGTTCTGAGGTTAAAAAGGATCGACGAGGGTCTCTTACCTGATTGAGAATGTTGGCATATCTCACTCCGAGCTGATTGCCAATGAACTGTAGCCGACCCTTGACCCATGCCCTCTGAGCGTCGGTCGTGTAGTCCTGACCCTGGACGCATGTCAGGGGCCATGTAAGGAAGTATCCGGGCAACCCCTTGAgggcatcctcctctccgcaGCCAAACGCAGATAGGTTGGCCcgctcgaggagctccttgCGCTTGGAGAACCAACCGAGCTGGTAGGGGACCGAAGCGATGATGTCCGTGATCATGTCGACACATGCCCTGGCCGCTGTCGCGTACTCGGGCGTCGTTCGATAATCCACGGGCGAGCATACCCACGCGGCACAGCGCACGATCAGCGATGCCAGGATAATCCGGGAGCATCGCATAAGATTCCAAACGCTGACGACCCACAGGTCTTGGTACGCGTCCACTCGCCCCGGGAACACCTCTGCCAGGGCATAGTTGCCGTTAGGGACATGATCCTCCCAAGCAACAGCCTTGAATCTGAAGTACTCAGGAAGCTCGTTGATCCAGTTGACATGGTGCTGATCCAGAGTCTGGCAGCGCCGGATCATGTCTAGTAGTAGCTCCACGTTCTCGGGGCTCCGAGACAGGGTTGTCATCAAGCGGTTGACCTCGGCCCTGAGCTCTGCTGTCCGAATGTTGAGTCGCTGGCACTCGGCTCCGTATCGGTTCTTGATGCCGTCTGTGATCCACCACTCGACGCCCATGATAGGAGCCTTGCCTGTGCTCAATGTGTGGATAATCTAGGGGCTGGTTAGCAACCTTTCAAAGAGGGGGCGATAAGCATCCAAGTTACCATTTGCGTCCTTGTGGCTACAAAAAGTGCCAACCCTGTCTTGGTTCGGGACTGCTTCTTGTCTCTGGCCTTGACCAGCTGAATGGCTCCTTCGATGTGAGAGCCCCATGCCAGCATGCCCAACTGCTTCGCGGTAATATTCTCAAACAGCCCCAGCAAGAGAACGGCGGCCAGGGTGGAATCCTCCTTGCGTGCCTCGGGGTCTTTCAGGGCGGTGAATGTGGCGGCGAGGGCTTTGGTGTAATGACCGAGAGCTTCGCTCTCGAAATTGCTCCCAGGTCCTACGCGGTTTCCGAGAGAGGCGACGGCGCAGGCGTCAAATGCCAGCTTGAAATGAGGAGcgggcttctcagccttgagtAGCGGAACAACAaactccatccatcctcgGGTGCTGTCGTGGGAAGGGAGAAGAACAAAGTTGGACAAGAAGTGACACGTAGCCTGCTGGTCCACGGGGAGCTGAAGTGTGGTTATGATGGACTGGTCAGGATTCggcttggtggtggtcgagGTTTTGGGGGCATCCCGAGAACTGGtggccttgccctgcttTTGAGCCAtggccttcttgttggcctttCGAGCCCGCCTCTCGGTGGCTTGGGTCTCATTGCGGAAGACGAGATCGAACTCATCTTTGTAGCCCGGGCATTGTCTCCTCGATTTGGCGCATTGGTTGCAGGTCGGTTTCGTCTCATCGCACTGTGGGGGGGTGAGTCGGTGCATCAGAGGAGCCTCCaggaggatggcgagggtTGGGTCAAGCAAACATTGTCTGCTGAGGAGCGGCAAGGACCAAACATACCTTGATTCTACGGGCCCTGCACATCTGGCAGCCCCTCGAGGGCTTGCCGCAATAAACCATGGcgagagatggtgatgaggaccGAGGCGCGGCCCAAAAAGAGATCACGACAGAGTTGGCAGAGGTGCTGAAAGATGCAAAGATGGCGATAGAGGAGGGGCGGGATCGAAGTCGGTTACTGTGAAAGGACTGGCTGTCCCACGGCCTCCTGGGAGGACAGAGTAGACGAGAACCACGGGGATTGGCGTACGAAGACGCGAGGTTGCATACGGGGTCAAAGAGAGCGAGGTCCCTCACAGGAAAGACGGCCAGCCGTGAGTTGGTTCAAGTAGCGAGATTGATTGATACTGCGATGGCGGCCGACAGTTGCAGCACGAGCCGACtgatcgtcgtcgtcgtcagcGCCAAAGAGGCTGAGGTAGAAGTCGAGTCAGTCTAGAAAATGAGCGGGAGCTTCGGCTGTCAGAGACGAAGGATAACAACTTGACACAAACGCTGACTCGCAAGTGGCTTCAGAAGCCCAGATGGGAGTTTGTTGCGATGGTATCAAGGAGTTGTTTCAGTATATAAGTAGGAGAGTGGCCCTAATAACGAGAGTAGACAAGAGGAAGGGGAAGCAGAGATGTCCAGGCACTTTAACACAAGAggagcgacgacgatggatATGTTTGCTTCGCCTTACACGGACTGGGGGCTAGACAGACGACAGCGAGTTCGTGGTGGAACCTAGAgtgggagaggaggggaggacAAGGGGGCGGAGGTGATGACAGTGATGAGACAGGCCAAGGTTGTGAGAGTTGAGTTTGCTGATCCGTCAATGGCAGTCGTCGTGTGCCTCTCTGTGTCGTGCTGTGCCGTGTGGTGTGCGAGCGAATGCCGAGAGCGAGTGCCCGAGAGGAACAAGAATtgctttttccttcttgtcacGTCTTGAAGGATGCTAGGCGAGGCGAAGGAtatgcgatgcgatgcagCTAGGTGAGGCCCCGCTCTCAACGGTCaacgatggatggatggatctcAGCGGTTTCCAGGATGAACCAACTCTCCGGCAGAGGGGGAAACGACGAGAAGTAATAGATGTAGGTCTTGGTGAGCAGCAGATGAAGCAGAGAGTTGGTTCGTGTTTGAAGCGAGAGAACGGGAAGCGGGACGTGGGAAACCGTCCCCGTCGTGATGCAACGAGCAAGCCACGAGGCGTCCACTGTCGAAGATGTCTCGTCTTGCCCatcctggcctggcctgggctcCATCCAGGAGGCTGGGGCTTGGGCGGGCTTGCAGGGGCGTTACAGGCCTGGCAGACCGTTTTGGGTGCCTGGGGGGCCCCTGGTGGAGGGAAACTTGGAACCTATGTCCGTCCAGCTGCTAGTTCCGAGGAGGACCTGTCCCGGTCTCGACACGGTATGCCAAGGGTCTAGTGCACCGTGTTTAGGCTGTGCCTGAGTCGTCgcagcctcggcgatgagacCTTGGCTCGGCTGATGTAGGTATGGCCAGGCGCATGGGCCACTGATGGGCCGCCGGGATTGCTGGATCCATGACAAGGATAGACGACAGAAGCTCGAGCTCTGGGGATGAtggagacgatggatggacggactTGAAAGGAGGCGAGAGACTGCCGGCCGAAGACGGTCGGCTCGGCTGCATGTCGGGTGACGACGCCTTGAAACGTGAGGCTAAAACAGCCCGGACGAGATGCAAGTGATTGCTCGCATTGGCATCTGCAGTTGCTATAGAAGTCAAGTATTGTTGGCAGGAGAAAGTTAGTCGTAAGAGACAACTGCACTAGTTGACCTCCCTGTCGACCTAGAGTCCCAAATAGGAAGTACAGCAGCCTCACAAAAGATCAGTGCTTTTTTGCACAATTCATAACTCGGTCTCTATGACTTCCGACTGATGATACGCACCTTCCCAAGGTGCAGATGGGTATCATGCTTAAAGTCACGGGACTCCTCTATCAAGCTTCCTTTGCATTAGCTTGGCCGACCAGGTCTCCTACCTTTTTCAAACACCGATAGACCACTGTATCGACACAGTGCGAGGCGCTTCCCTCGGCCAGACTTCTCTATTCTGCGACCCTTATCCCCATCCTCCAAGGAACAAGGGACGAGAGAGTCCTCGGGGAACGTGCCTTTCGCGGCTGCGGTCCCGAATCCGCATGACCACGGTGTGTACGATACGGCACATGCTGCATCGACAAAAaggattgattgattgtcCGGCAGTCGTCCCTGAACCCGGTAGCCAGGCAGACCTGACAGGAAACAAAAGGCACCAGACGAATAACTCAGGGCCGATAGGGCTGGCCCGCTTTCCGGGGTCTCTCGGATGGTGGACCAGGGGCTTTCTTTGTTCCCTCCTTGACATGAGGACATCCCGAACCCAGCATCCGGGCGAGCATCCATCTGGCCTAGTACGCGACGCCTCTTTGTTAGGGTCTACCAAAGTCGCCTGATGGC
Protein-coding sequences here:
- a CDS encoding Zn(2)-C6 fungal-type domain-containing protein; the encoded protein is MVYCGKPSRGCQMCRARRIKCDETKPTCNQCAKSRRQCPGYKDEFDLVFRNETQATERRARKANKKAMAQKQGKATSSRDAPKTSTTTKPNPDQSIITTLQLPVDQQATCHFLSNFVLLPSHDSTRGWMEFVVPLLKAEKPAPHFKLAFDACAVASLGNRVGPGSNFESEALGHYTKALAATFTALKDPEARKEDSTLAAVLLLGLFENITAKQLGMLAWGSHIEGAIQLVKARDKKQSRTKTGLALFVATRTQMIIHTLSTGKAPIMGVEWWITDGIKNRYGAECQRLNIRTAELRAEVNRLMTTLSRSPENVELLLDMIRRCQTLDQHHVNWINELPEYFRFKAVAWEDHVPNGNYALAEVFPGRVDAYQDLWVVSVWNLMRCSRIILASLIVRCAAWVCSPVDYRTTPEYATAARACVDMITDIIASVPYQLGWFSKRKELLERANLSAFGCGEEDALKGLPGYFLTWPLTCVQGQDYTTDAQRAWVKGRLQFIGNQLGVRYANILNQLNLRVPSMLIRRDGLMANPYPMAHNFEKLLSARSAPPSAGYSMNPIQQREAMHKEQVEREKTELLTKAMGSLDKLDETVADGFLHLKSGAALRGGSSAPRQQ